The following proteins are co-located in the Camelina sativa cultivar DH55 chromosome 12, Cs, whole genome shotgun sequence genome:
- the LOC104731650 gene encoding 26S proteasome non-ATPase regulatory subunit 10-like isoform X1, with product MVGGSGGGRGGGGASADLHSAARSGDLAAVQSIISSNPLAVNSRDKHSRTPLHLAAWAGHNEVVSYLCKNKADVGAAAVDDMGAIHFASQKGHLEVVRTLLSVGASVKSITRKGLSPLHYAAQGSHFELVKYLVKKGANVRATTKAGKNPADVAGNAETQNFLEECEEEARKAKANNKKKTEEVKPESCSNEGDTKDLKRKDSEDGNEEGKEEASQVAKKPKVALSHLQETDDTEVDQEEEDTEEPNNLTCSNPSEVST from the exons ATGGTAGGTGGAAGCGGcggtggaagaggaggaggaggagcatcGGCGGATCTTCACTCCGCAGCACGATCCGGTGATTTAGCGGCAGTTCAATCTATAATCAGCTCTAATCCGTTAGCTGTTAATTCTAGGGATAAGCATTCTCGGACTcc ACTACACTTAGCAGCATGGGCAGGCCATAATGAGGTTGTGAGCTACTTATGCAAGAACAAAGCCGATGTTGGTGCTGCAGCAGTAGACGACATGGGTGCAATTCACTTTGCTTCCCAAAAGGGGCATTTGGAAGTTGTGAGAACTCTATTATCCGTTGGGGCTTCTGTGAAATCTATCACCCGCAAGGGACTTTCACCTCTTCACTATGCTGCTCAAGGTTCTCATTTTGAGCTCGTCAAGTATTTAGTTAAGAAAGGAGCAAATGTCAGAGCTACGACAAAGGCCGGGAAGAATCCAGCAGATGTTGCGGGTAATGCAGAAACCCAAAACTTCCTTGAAGAATGTGAAGAGGAAGCGAGGAAAGCTAAGGcaaacaataagaaaaagacAGAAGAAGTGAAACCTGAGAGTTGTAGCAACGAAGGAGATACCAAGGATCTAAAAAGAAAGGATTCTGAAGATGGAAACGAGGAGGggaaagaagaagcttctcaGGTAGCTAAAAAGCCAAAAGTTGCTCTTTCTCATCTTCAGGAGACTGACGACACAGAAgttgatcaagaagaagaagatactgaGGAGCCAAATAATTTAACTTGTTCTAATCCATCAGAAGTATCTACTTAA
- the LOC104731654 gene encoding probable methyltransferase PMT21 translates to MKYKDEKYEKAERGGSRVLPKTLLLILLCGLSFYLGGLYCGKNNVEVNDVVKAESSSLDVEDSPQVKSAVSFSECSSDFQDYTPCTDPRKWKKYGTHRLTFMERHCPPVFDRKQCLVPPPNGYKPPIRWPKSKDECWYRNVPYDWINKQKSNQNWLRKEGEKFIFPGGGTMFPHGVSAYVDLMQDLIPEMKDGTIRTAIDTGCGVASWGGDLLDRGILTVSLAPRDNHEAQVQFALERGIPAILGIISTQRLPFPSNSFDMAHCSRCLIPWTEFGGVYLLEVHRILRPGGFWVLSGPPVNYENRWKGWDTTIEEQRSNYEKLQELLSSMCFKMYAKKDDIAVWQKSSDNICYNKLSNDPDAYPPKCDDSLEPDSAWYTPLRPCVVVPSPKLKRTDLGSTAKWPERLHTTPERMSAVPGGNGGLFKHDDSKWKTRAKHYKKLLPSLGTDKIRNVMDMNTAYGGLAAALVDDPLWVMNVVSSYAANTLPVVFDRGLIGTYHDWCEAFSTYPRTYDLLHVDGLFTSESQRCDMKYVMLEMDRILRPSGYAIIRESSYFADTIASVGKELRWSCRKEQTESESANEKVLICQKKLWYSSNANSETK, encoded by the exons atgaagtATAAAGATGAGAAATATGAGAAAGCTGAGAGAGGAGGTTCAAGGGTCTTGCCCAAGACTCTTTTACTGATTCTGTTATGTGGCCTTTCGTTCTATCTTGGTGGGTTATATTGTGGGAAGAACAATGTCGAAGTTAATGATGTTGTCAAAGCCGAGTCTTCTTCCTTGGATGTTGAGGACTCTCCTCAAGTCAAATCTGCAGTTTCTTTCTCTGAATGTAGCAGTGACTTCCAAGATTACACTCCCTGCACGGATCCAAGG AAATGGAAGAAGTATGGTACTCACAGGCTTACTTTCATGGAGCGACATTGTCCTCCTGTGTTTGATAGAAAGCAGTGTCTGGTTCCTCCTCCTAATGGTTATAAGCCACCAATAAGATGGCCTAAGAGCAAAGACGAATGTTGGTACAG GAATGTGCCATATGATTGGATTAACAAGCAGAAATCTAACCAGAACTGGCTAAGGAAAGAGGGTGAAAAGTTCATTTTTCCCGGTGGAGGTACAATGTTTCCACATGGAGTTAGTGCTTATGTTGATTTGATGCAAGATTTGATCCCTGAAATGAAGGATGGAACTATACGCACCGCCATTGACACTGGTTGTGGG GTTGCAAGCTGGGGAGGTGATTTGTTGGACCGCGGTATCCTCACGGTATCACTTGCCCCGAGAGATAATCACGAAGCTCAAGTACAGTTTGCTCTAGAACGTGGAATTCCTGCAATTCTCGGCATCATTTCCACTCAACGTCTCCCTTTCCCTTCAAATTCATTCGATATGGCTCATTGCTCAAGATGCCTTATTCCATGGACAGAATTCG GTGGAGTTTATCTTTTGGAGGTTCACCGTATCCTAAGACCTGGTGGCTTCTGGGTCTTATCTGGTCCACCAGTCAACTATGAAAACCGTTGGAAAGGTTGGGACACAACCATTGAAGAGCAGAGGTCAAATTACGAGAAGCTGCAAGAATTGTTATCTTCAATGTGCTTCAAAATGTATGCCAAGAAAGACGATATCGCAGTCTGGCAAAAATCTTCAGACAATATATGCTATAACAAGCTGTCTAACGACCCTGATGCATACCCACCAAAATGTGACGACAGCCTTGAGCCAGATTCTGCTTGGTATACACCGTTACGCCCTTGTGTTGTGGTTCCAAGCCCTAAGCTTAAGAGGACAGATTTGGGATCTACTGCCAAGTGGCCAGAAAGATTGCACACAACTCCTGAAAGAATGTCTGCTGTTCCTGGAGGAAATGGTGGCCTGTTTAAGCACGATGATAGCAAATGGAAAACAAGGGCCAAGCATTACAAGAAGCTGTTACCCTCGCTTGGCACTGATAAGATTCGTAATGTGATGGATATGAACACTGCTTATGGAGGTTTGGCTGCTGCTCTGGTCGATGATCCTTTGTGGGTTATGAACGTTGTCTCTTCTTACGCTGCGAATACACTTCCCGTTGTCTTTGATCGTGGGTTGATCGGAACCTATCATGACTG GTGTGAAGCTTTTTCGACGTATCCAAGAACTTACGATCTTCTTCACGTAGATGGGCTGTTTACATCTGAAAGTCAGAG GTGTGATATGAAATATGTAATGCTGGAAATGGATAGGATCTTACGTCCTAGTGGGTATGCGATTATACGCGAATCAAGCTACTTTGCAGATACGATAGCATCAGTTGGTAAAGAACTGAGATGGAGTTGCCGTAAGGAACAGACAGAGTCTGAATCAGCGAATGAGAAGGTCTTGATTTGCCAGAAGAAGCTGTGGTATTCATCTAACgcaaattcagaaacaaaataa
- the LOC104731650 gene encoding 26S proteasome non-ATPase regulatory subunit 10-like isoform X2: MVGGSGGGRGGGGASADLHSAARSGDLAAVQSIISSNPLAVNSRDKHSRTPLHLAAWAGHNEVVSYLCKNKADVGAAAVDDMGAIHFASQKGHLEVVRTLLSVGASVKSITRKGLSPLHYAAQGSHFELVKYLVKKGANVRATTKAGKNPADVAGNAETQNFLEECEEEARKAKANNKKKTEEVKPESCSNEGDTKDLKRKDSEDGNEEGKEEASQVAKKPKVALSHLQETDDTEVDQEEEDTEEPNNLTCSNPSEVST, from the exons ATGGTAGGTGGAAGCGGcggtggaagaggaggaggaggagcatcGGCGGATCTTCACTCCGCAGCACGATCCGGTGATTTAGCGGCAGTTCAATCTATAATCAGCTCTAATCCGTTAGCTGTTAATTCTAGGGATAAGCATTCTCGGACTcc ACTACACTTAGCAGCATGGGCAGGCCATAATGAG GTTGTGAGCTACTTATGCAAGAACAAAGCCGATGTTGGTGCTGCAGCAGTAGACGACATGGGTGCAATTCACTTTGCTTCCCAAAAGGGGCATTTGGAAGTTGTGAGAACTCTATTATCCGTTGGGGCTTCTGTGAAATCTATCACCCGCAAGGGACTTTCACCTCTTCACTATGCTGCTCAAGGTTCTCATTTTGAGCTCGTCAAGTATTTAGTTAAGAAAGGAGCAAATGTCAGAGCTACGACAAAGGCCGGGAAGAATCCAGCAGATGTTGCGGGTAATGCAGAAACCCAAAACTTCCTTGAAGAATGTGAAGAGGAAGCGAGGAAAGCTAAGGcaaacaataagaaaaagacAGAAGAAGTGAAACCTGAGAGTTGTAGCAACGAAGGAGATACCAAGGATCTAAAAAGAAAGGATTCTGAAGATGGAAACGAGGAGGggaaagaagaagcttctcaGGTAGCTAAAAAGCCAAAAGTTGCTCTTTCTCATCTTCAGGAGACTGACGACACAGAAgttgatcaagaagaagaagatactgaGGAGCCAAATAATTTAACTTGTTCTAATCCATCAGAAGTATCTACTTAA
- the LOC104731650 gene encoding 26S proteasome non-ATPase regulatory subunit 10-like isoform X3 gives MVGGSGGGRGGGGASADLHSAARSGDLAAVQSIISSNPLAVNSRDKHSRTPLHLAAWAGHNEVVSYLCKNKADVGAAAVDDMGAIHFASQKGHLEVVRTLLSVGASVKSITRKGLSPLHYAAQGSHFELVKYLVKKGANVRATTKAGKNPADVAGNAETQNFLEECEEEARKAKANNKKKTEEVKPESCSNEGDTKDLKRKDSEDGNEEGKEEASQVAKKPKVALSHLQETDDTEVDQEEEDTEEPNNLTCSNPSEVST, from the exons ATGGTAGGTGGAAGCGGcggtggaagaggaggaggaggagcatcGGCGGATCTTCACTCCGCAGCACGATCCGGTGATTTAGCGGCAGTTCAATCTATAATCAGCTCTAATCCGTTAGCTGTTAATTCTAGGGATAAGCATTCTCGGACTcc ACTACACTTAGCAGCATGGGCAG GCCATAATGAGGTTGTGAGCTACTTATGCAAGAACAAAGCCGATGTTGGTGCTGCAGCAGTAGACGACATGGGTGCAATTCACTTTGCTTCCCAAAAGGGGCATTTGGAAGTTGTGAGAACTCTATTATCCGTTGGGGCTTCTGTGAAATCTATCACCCGCAAGGGACTTTCACCTCTTCACTATGCTGCTCAAGGTTCTCATTTTGAGCTCGTCAAGTATTTAGTTAAGAAAGGAGCAAATGTCAGAGCTACGACAAAGGCCGGGAAGAATCCAGCAGATGTTGCGGGTAATGCAGAAACCCAAAACTTCCTTGAAGAATGTGAAGAGGAAGCGAGGAAAGCTAAGGcaaacaataagaaaaagacAGAAGAAGTGAAACCTGAGAGTTGTAGCAACGAAGGAGATACCAAGGATCTAAAAAGAAAGGATTCTGAAGATGGAAACGAGGAGGggaaagaagaagcttctcaGGTAGCTAAAAAGCCAAAAGTTGCTCTTTCTCATCTTCAGGAGACTGACGACACAGAAgttgatcaagaagaagaagatactgaGGAGCCAAATAATTTAACTTGTTCTAATCCATCAGAAGTATCTACTTAA
- the LOC104731653 gene encoding replication protein A 70 kDa DNA-binding subunit E-like isoform X2 — protein sequence MEVSLTAGAIGKIMSGEVTSENDMMPVLQVTDLKHVKAHQNPTSERFRMVLSDGTHLHQGMLGADLNNLVKDGSLQSGSIIRLTHFVGSIVQQRRIVIVMVLEVIKVKFDIIGNPVPIKPSDQRGTDSGIKLNTTGSEQQGRGESSGVRQVINTETGRSNAAISPQVVQRQVFGTGSSVPASTPSSTRAYSNPSAGHGAPRQDYARDPPTTYPRQPTYQPQPPPPMYANRGPVARNEAPPRIIPINGLSPYSGRWTIKARVTNKAELREYSNPRGQGKVFSFDLLDADGGEIRVTCFNAVADQFYDQIVVGNLYLVSRGSLRPAQKNFNHLPNDYEITLDNASTIQQCYEEDAGIIPHHQFHFRTVGDIESMETNSIIDVIGIVSSISTTVAIMKKNGTETQKRSLQLKDMSGRSVEVTMWGNFCNAEGQRLQNICDSGGFPVLAVKAGRISEFNGKAVSTIGSSKLFIDPDFVEALKLKDWFEREGKSVPCISISREFSGSARVDVRKTISQIKDEKLGTSEKPDWITVSATIIYMKFDNFCYTACPIMNGDRLCSKKVTSNGDGTWRCEKCDKNVDECDYRYILQLQIQDHTDITWVTAFQEAGEEIMGMSAKDLYHVKYVNEEEEKFESIIRKVAFTKYILKLKVKEETYGDEQRVKATVVKVDKLNYSSDTKTILDAMDKLRNRDASSLPIKREGSHHTVEVVNTSIGSAGTRDPSSVERRDFGLHAHQSRQHGNQYSNGGSGPHGGGATSCNVCGNSGHVSANCPSVNEPQGQYRGTSGSYGGGLPRQHVGSY from the exons ATGGAGGTAAGTTTGACGGCGGGAGCAATCGGGAAGATAATGAGTGGAGAAGTGACGAGTGAGAATGACATGATGCCGGTGCTACAAGTGACGGATTTGAAGCATGTTAAGGCTCATCAAAATCCAACGAGTGAGAGGTTTAGGATGGTTTTATCAGATGGGACGCACTTGCATCAAGGAATGCTCGGAGCTGATCTGAACAATcttgttaaagatggttctCTTCAATCCGGTTCGATTATTAGACTTACTCATTTCGTCGGTAGTATCGTCCAGCAGCGAAG GATTGTTATTGTTATGGTACTTGAGGTGATAAAAGTGAAGTTTGATATAATTGGGAATCCTGTTCCAATAAAGCCTAGTGATCAACGTGGAACCGATTCTGGTATTAAGTTGAATACAACTGGTTCTGAGCAACAAGGTAGGGGTGAGTCTAGTGGTGTCCGTCAAGTAATCAATACCGAGACTGGGAGAAGTAATGCAGCTATTTCACCTCAAGTTGTTCAAAGGCAAGTGTTTGGTACTGGTTCTAGTGTTCCTGCATCAACACCTTCTTCCACTCGAGCATACAGCAATCCGTCTGCAGGTCATGGAGCCCCTAGGCAGGACTATGCGCGTGATCCTCCAACCACTTATCCTCGTCAGCCTACTTatcagcctcaaccaccacCGCCAATGTATGCAAACAGGGGACCAGTGGCAAGGAACGAAGCACCTCCTAGGATAATTCCAATTAATGGTCTTAGCCCGTACTCAGGTAGGTGGACCATCAAGGCCAGAGTCACGAATAAAGCAGAACTTAGGGAATACAGTAATCCCCGTGGGCAAGGGAAAGTGTTCAGCTTTGATCTTCTTGATGCTGATGGCGGAGAGATACGTGTTACTTGTTTTAACGCTGTGGCTGATCAGTTCTATGACCAGATTGTTGTTGGTAATCTTTATCTGGTTTCTAGGGGCAGTTTGCGGCCTGCCCAGAAGAACTTTAATCATCTTCCCAATGATTACGAGATCACGCTGGATAATGCATCAACTATACAACAATGTTATGAGGAGGATGCTGGAATCATTCCACACCATCAATTCCATTTCCGTACCGTAG GTGATATTGAAAGCATGGAGACCAACAGCATCATTGATGTAATTGGTATTGTGTCATCTATCAGTACTACTGTTGcaataatgaagaaaaacgGAACTGAAACACAGAAGAGATCACTTCAGTTAAAGGATATGTCTGGTCGAAGTGTGGAGGTAACTATGTGGGGTAACTTCTGCAATGCCGAAGGACAAAGGCTGCAAAATATTTGTGATTCTGGTGGCTTTCCGGTTCTTGCTGTTAAGGCGGGCAGGATCAGTGAGTTTAACGGAAAGGCAGTGAGCACCATTGGATCAAGTAAACTGTTCATTGACCCTGATTTTGTTGAAGCCCTGAAACTGAAGGACTGGTTTGAGAGAGAAGGAAAGAGTGTCCCTTGTATCTCCATATCTCGGGAGTTTTCCGGGAGTGCCAGAGTAGATGTTCGCAAAACAATATCACAAATTAAGGATGAGAAACTAGGGACCTCAGAAAAACCAGACTGGATCACAGTCAGTGCCACTATTATATACATGAAGTTTGACAACTTCTGCTACACAGCTTGTCCTATCATGAACGGTGATCGTCTATGCAGCAAAAAGGTCACAAGCAATGGAGATGGCACATGGAGGTGTGAAAAGTGTGATAAAAATGTTGATGAATGTGACTACAGGTATATACTGCAGCTCCAGATACAGGACCATACGGATATTACTTGGGTCACGGCATTTCAGGAGGCTGGTGAAGAGATAATGGGCATGTCTGCTAAAGATTTGTATCATGTGAAGTATGTAaatgaggaggaggaaaaaTTTGAAAGTATCATCCGTAAGGTTGCTTTTACCAAGTACATCTTGAAGCTGAAggtaaaagaagaaacatatggCGACGAACAGCGTGTGAAAGCAACAGTTGTGAAAGTGGACAAGCTAAACTATTCATCAGATACCAAGACTATTTTAGATGCCATGGATAAACTCAGGAACAGAGATGCAAGTTCTCTTCCCATAAAGCGAGAAGGATCCCATCACACCGTTGAGGTGGTTAACACTAGTATAGGAAGTGCAGGAACCAGAGATCCCTCATCAGTCGAAAGAAGGGATTTCGGTTTACACGCACATCAATCGCGTCAACATGGGAATCAGTATAGTAATGGCGGCTCTGGGCCTCATGGTGGTGGTGCTACTAGCTGCAATGTCTGTGGAAACAGTGGTCATGTTTCTGCAAACTGTCCAAGCGTTAACGAACCACAAGGGCAGTACAGAGGGACGTCTGGGAGTTATGGAGGAGGACTACCTAGGCAACATGTTGGAAGCTACTGA
- the LOC104731649 gene encoding uncharacterized protein LOC104731649 → MDSEETVTTTTTTKKQKRNLSSLALRFCTVIVFSITSFVVLSLLLGVFVIFIGELWVYSSSSSAAASASASLHSRCKIVSSSVDLRSSKVCGIGLLNIKAQHVFYPFERDKFRCRYDYYWASVFKVEYKDNLMGQTRLAFSEAPNEALPPECRPNFGAALLTKDNFKVNETYDCWYTLGIPKIKLYRDSFFGCPANDLSFTDIVKQYTIVISKLLQSWLNGEATPKYWKYDVIAGIVSGFATSMITVFIVRILRHAKSWFPQACCSVKNQFSNVNLLVQVKRACLVLVYFSVLGWMARQYLKILFPKA, encoded by the exons ATGGATTCCGAAGAAACggtgacgacgacgacgacgacaaagaagcaaaagaggaATTTGTCTTCGTTAGCTTTACGATTCTGTACAGTGATAGTCttctcgatcaccagcttcgtcgTCTTATCGTTGTTATTAGGGGTTTTTGTGATTTTCATCGGTGAATTGTGggtttattcttcttcttcttctgctgctgcttctgcttCCGCGTCTCTTCATTCCCGCTGCAAAATTGTTTCCAGCT CTGTTGATCTTAGGTCTTCTAAAGTGTGTGGCATTGGATTATTGAACATCAAAGCACAACATGTCTTTTACCCTTTTGAGAGAGATAAATTCAGATGTCGGTATGATTACTATTGGGCTTCTGTCTTCAAG GTAGAGTATAAAGATAACTTAATGGGTCAAACACGGCTAGCGTTTTCAGAAGCACCTAATGAAGCCCTTCCTCCTGAGTGTAGACCTAACTTTGGTGCTGCGTTGCTTACCAAAGATAACTTCAAG GTGAATGAGACTTACGATTGCTGGTATACATTAGGGATTCCAAAAATAAAGCTTTATCGTGATAGCTTTTTCGGTTGTCCAGCAAATGATCTTTCTTTCACCGACATTGTTAAGCAGTACACTATTGT AATCTCTAAGCTTTTACAGTCATGGCTTAATGGAGAAGCAACACCAAAGTACTGGAAATATGATGTGATCGCTGGCATTGTCTCTGGCTTCGCAACTTCCATGATCACAGTCTTCATCGTACGGATCTTAAGGCATGCAAAATCTTGGTTCCCTCAAGCTTGTTGTTCAGTTAAGAACCAGTTTTCTAATGTGAATCTCTTGGTACAAGTGAAGCGTGCTTGTTTGGTACTTGTTTACTTCTCAGTTCTCGGATGGATGGCGAGACAATACTTGAAAATTCTTTTTCCAAAGGcttag
- the LOC104731653 gene encoding replication protein A 70 kDa DNA-binding subunit E-like isoform X1, with the protein MEVSLTAGAIGKIMSGEVTSENDMMPVLQVTDLKHVKAHQNPTSERFRMVLSDGTHLHQGMLGADLNNLVKDGSLQSGSIIRLTHFVGSIVQQRRIVIVMVLEVIKVKFDIIGNPVPIKPSDQRGTDSGIKLNTTGSEQQGRGESSGVRQVINTETGRSNAAISPQVVQRQVFGTGSSVPASTPSSTRAYSNPSAGHGAPRQDYARDPPTTYPRQPTYQPQPPPPMYANRGPVARNEAPPRIIPINGLSPYSGRWTIKARVTNKAELREYSNPRGQGKVFSFDLLDADGGEIRVTCFNAVADQFYDQIVVGNLYLVSRGSLRPAQKNFNHLPNDYEITLDNASTIQQCYEEDAGIIPHHQFHFRTVGDIESMETNSIIDVIGIVSSISTTVAIMKKNGTETQKRSLQLKDMSGRSVEVTMWGNFCNAEGQRLQSICDSGGFPVLAVKAGRISEFNGKAVSTIGSSKLFIDPDFVEALKLKDWFEREGKSVPCISISREFSGSARVDVRKTISQIKDEKLGTSEKPDWITVSATIIYMKFDNFCYTACPIMNGDRLCSKKVTSNGDGTWRCEKCDKNVDECDYRYILQLQIQDHTDITWVTAFQEAGEEIMGMSAKDLYHVKYVNEEEEKFESIIRKVAFTKYILKLKVKEETYGDEQRVKATVVKVDKLNYSSDTKTILDAMDKLRNRDASSLPIKREGSHHTVEVVNTSIGSAGTRDPSSVERRDFGLHAHQSRQHGNQYSNGGSGPHGGGATSCNVCGNSGHVSANCPSVNEPQGQYRGTSGSYGGGLPRQHVGSY; encoded by the exons ATGGAGGTAAGTTTGACGGCGGGAGCAATCGGGAAGATAATGAGTGGAGAAGTGACGAGTGAGAATGACATGATGCCGGTGCTACAAGTGACGGATTTGAAGCATGTTAAGGCTCATCAAAATCCAACGAGTGAGAGGTTTAGGATGGTTTTATCAGATGGGACGCACTTGCATCAAGGAATGCTCGGAGCTGATCTGAACAATcttgttaaagatggttctCTTCAATCCGGTTCGATTATTAGACTTACTCATTTCGTCGGTAGTATCGTCCAGCAGCGAAG GATTGTTATTGTTATGGTACTTGAGGTGATAAAAGTGAAGTTTGATATAATTGGGAATCCTGTTCCAATAAAGCCTAGTGATCAACGTGGAACCGATTCTGGTATTAAGTTGAATACAACTGGTTCTGAGCAACAAGGTAGGGGTGAGTCTAGTGGTGTCCGTCAAGTAATCAATACCGAGACTGGGAGAAGTAATGCAGCTATTTCACCTCAAGTTGTTCAAAGGCAAGTGTTTGGTACTGGTTCTAGTGTTCCTGCATCAACACCTTCTTCCACTCGAGCATACAGCAATCCGTCTGCAGGTCATGGAGCCCCTAGGCAGGACTATGCGCGTGATCCTCCAACCACTTATCCTCGTCAGCCTACTTatcagcctcaaccaccacCGCCAATGTATGCAAACAGGGGACCAGTGGCAAGGAACGAAGCACCTCCTAGGATAATTCCAATTAATGGTCTTAGCCCGTACTCAGGTAGGTGGACCATCAAGGCCAGAGTCACGAATAAAGCAGAACTTAGGGAATACAGTAATCCCCGTGGGCAAGGGAAAGTGTTCAGCTTTGATCTTCTTGATGCTGATGGCGGAGAGATACGTGTTACTTGTTTTAACGCTGTGGCTGATCAGTTCTATGACCAGATTGTTGTTGGTAATCTTTATCTGGTTTCTAGGGGCAGTTTGCGGCCTGCCCAGAAGAACTTTAATCATCTTCCCAATGATTACGAGATCACGCTGGATAATGCATCAACTATACAACAATGTTATGAGGAGGATGCTGGAATCATTCCACACCATCAATTCCATTTCCGTACCGTAGGTGATATTGAAAGCATGGAGACCAACAGCATCATTGATGTAATTGGTATTGTGTCATCTATCAGTACTACTGTTGcaataatgaagaaaaacgGAACTGAAACACAGAAGAGATCACTTCAGTTAAAGGATATGTCTGGTCGAAGTGTGGAGGTAACTATGTGGGGTAACTTCTGCAATGCCGAAGGACAAAGGCTGCAAAGTATTTGTGATTCTGGTGGCTTTCCGGTTCTTGCTGTTAAGGCGGGCAGGATCAGTGAGTTTAACGGAAAGGCAGTGAGCACCATTGGATCAAGTAAACTGTTCATTGACCCTGATTTTGTTGAAGCCCTGAAACTGAAGGACTGGTTTGAGAGAGAAGGAAAGAGTGTCCCTTGTATCTCCATATCTCGGGAGTTTTCCGGGAGTGCCAGAGTAGATGTTCGCAAAACAATATCACAAATTAAGGATGAGAAACTAGGGACCTCAGAAAAACCAGACTGGATCACAGTCAGTGCCACTATTATATACATGAAGTTTGACAACTTCTGCTACACAGCTTGTCCTATCATGAACGGTGATCGTCTATGCAGCAAAAAG GTCACAAGCAATGGAGATGGCACATGGAGGTGTGAAAAGTGTGATAAAAATGTTGATGAATGTGACTACAGGTATATACTGCAGCTCCAGATACAGGACCATACGGATATTACTTGGGTCACGGCATTTCAGGAGGCTGGTGAAGAGATAATGGGCATGTCTGCTAAAGATTTGTATCATGTGAAGTATGTAaatgaggaggaggaaaaaTTTGAAAGTATCATCCGTAAGGTTGCTTTTACCAAGTACATCTTGAAGCTGAAggtaaaagaagaaacatatggCGACGAACAGCGTGTGAAAGCAACAGTTGTGAAAGTGGACAAGCTAAACTATTCATCAGATACCAAGACTATTTTAGATGCCATGGATAAACTCAGGAACAGAGATGCAAGTTCTCTTCCCATAAAGCGAGAAGGATCCCATCACACCGTTGAGGTGGTTAACACTAGTATAGGAAGTGCAGGAACCAGAGATCCCTCATCAGTCGAAAGAAGGGATTTCGGTTTACACGCACATCAATCGCGTCAACATGGGAATCAGTATAGTAATGGCGGCTCTGGGCCTCATGGTGGTGGTGCTACTAGCTGCAATGTCTGTGGAAACAGTGGTCATGTTTCTGCAAACTGTCCAAGCGTTAACGAACCACAAGGGCAGTACAGAGGGACGTCTGGGAGTTATGGAGGAGGACTACCTAGGCAACATGTTGGAAGCTACTGA
- the LOC109127943 gene encoding uncharacterized protein LOC109127943 has translation MDDFNLAMQNADLFEAQGKGLTYTWWNNQKDSPTSKKIDHAFINQPWAQVFPNSYADFLAPLQSDHAACLFQMPSINREVRKSFKFFTHVVAHNDYHASVRQAWNPQEIQGTCQFKLVRSLRLLKPVIRGLNKQHFSGITTRVKAQADKVISVQRNILSNPDAQTVREEH, from the coding sequence ATGGATGACTTCAATTTGGCTATGCAGAATGCAGATTTGTTTGAAGCCCAAGGGAAAGGTCTAACCTACACTTGGTGGAATAATCAAAAGGATAGCCCGACATCAAAGAAGATTGATCATGCGTTCATCAACCAACCTTGGGCTCAGGTCTTTCCAAACTCTTATGCAGATTTCCTTGCGCCACTGCAATCAGATCATGCAGCTTGCCTTTTTCAGATGCCTTCTATTAATCGCGAGGTTAGAAAGTCGTTTAAGTTTTTCACCCATGTTGTAGCACACAATGACTATCATGCGTCAGTTAGACAAGCATGGAACCCGCAAGAGATCCAGGGCACATGTCAGTTCAAGCTAGTACGGTCTCTCAGACTATTAAAACCAGTGATCAGGGGTTTAAATAAGCAGCACTTCAGCGGGATTACAACAAGGGTTAAAGCTCAAGCAGATAAGGTCATAAGCGTGCAGCGGAATATTCTCTCTAACCCGGATGCTCAAACAGTTAGGGAAGAACATTAA